In a single window of the Diospyros lotus cultivar Yz01 chromosome 10, ASM1463336v1, whole genome shotgun sequence genome:
- the LOC127812123 gene encoding lysine-specific histone demethylase 1 homolog 2, with product MTQESTDGTPNGLGTKRSLRKKAVVRNYDENLMDELIEKHLGASLKKRNRTKADLEKETETEAMIALSLGFPIDALLEEEIKAGVVTELGGKEQNDYIVVRNHILAKWRENVRIWLSKGQIRETVSNEYEHLLNSAYDFLLCNGYINFGVLPSFTSHTPGEATEGSVIIVGAGLAGLAAAKQLLSFGFKVVVLEGRNRPGGRVYTQKMGQKGKYAAVDLGGSVITGINANPLGVLARQLSIPLHKVRDNCPLYKPNGEPVSKEIDSNIELIFNKLLDKVTELRQMMGGFANDISLGSVLETLKQFYAVAKSTEERQLLDWHFANLEYANAGCLSSLSAAYWDQDDPYEMGGDHCFLAGGNWRLIKALCEGVPIYYGKAVHTIRYRNEGVQVVAGDQVFQADMVLCTVPLGVLKKKSIRFDPELPERKLTAIERLGFGLLNKVAMIFPYVFWGEDLDTFGCLNKHRHRRGEFFLFYSYHTVSGGPVLVALVAGDAAQSFESMDPPSLLHQVLEILRGIYGPKGIDIPSPIQTICTKWGNDPFSFGSYSHVRVQSSGSDYDILAESVGGRLFFAGEATNRQHPASMHGAFLSGLREASCIFRATRSQPFNHRKYAPKHVVPINDILVDLFKKPDLAFGNFLFVFDPLSGDPNSMGIMMVTFRISDGELSNGHSSKQQRENGCHHFLNQPLQLYTIISREQACQLQLVTGEQSRLSYLIKNLGLKLMGANSIGLFGNSLTTNIITARRGRIRNRVSAGQQYAP from the exons ATGACGCAGGAATCAACAGATGGTACCCCGAATGGATTGGGTACAAAACGGTCATTGAGAAAGAAAGCAGTTGTTAGGAACTACGATGAGAATTTGATGGATGAGCTCATAGAGAAGCATTTAGGTGCTTCTTTGAAGAAAAGGAATAGAACAAAAGCAGATTTGGAAAAAGAAACTGAAACTGAAGCAATGATAGCTCTCTCTTTAGGATTCCCAATTGACGCATTGCTTGAAGAGGAAATTAAAGCTGGTGTTGTGACTGAATTAGGTGGGAAAGAGCAAAATGATTACATTGTTGTGAGGAACCATATACTTGCAAAGTGGAGAGAGAATGTAAGGATATGGCTTTCAAAAGGGCAAATTAGGGAAACTGTTAGCAATGAGTATGAACATTTGTTGAATTCCGCATATGACTTTCTTTTGTGCAATGGGTACATAAATTTTGGGGTTTTGCCATCATTCACATCTCATACCCCTGGAGAGGCAACTGAAGGTTCTGTGATTATTGTCGGTGCTGGGCTTGCTGGCTTGGCAGCAGCAAAGCAGCTCTTGTCTTTTGGTTTCAAGGTGGTGGTCCTTGAAGGTAGGAACCGACCTGGGGGTAGAGTTTATACTCAGAAAATGGGTCAAAAGGGAAAATATGCTGCTGTGGATCTGGGTGGCAGTGTAATTACTGGTATAAATGCCAATCCCTTGGGAGTCTTGGCTAGACAACTTTCTATTCCTCTTCACAAGGTTAGAGATAACTGCCCTTTGTACAAGCCTAATGGGGAACCTGTTAGTAAAGAAATTGATTCAAATATTGAACTTATCTTTAATAAGTTACTTGATAAAGTCACTGAATTGAGACAAATGATGGGTGGATTTGCAAATGATATTTCTTTGGGTTCGGTTTTGGAGACACTTAAGCAATTTTATGCTGTGGCCAAAAGTACTGAGGAAAGACAACTTCTTGATTGGCATTTTGCAAATTTGGAATATGCAAATGCTGGGTGCTTATCAAGTCTTTCTGCTGCCTATTGGGATCAAGATGATCCTTATGAAATGGGTGGTGATCATTGCTTTCTTGCTGGTGGAAATTGGAGATTGATTAAAGCATTGTGTGAAGGAGTTCCCATATATTATGGCAAGGCTGTTCATACCATAAGATACAGAAATGAAGGTGTTCAAGTGGTTGCTGGGGACCAAGTTTTCCAAGCAGATATGGTCCTATGCACAGTGCCTCTTggggttttgaagaaaaagagcaTCAGATTTGATCCAGAGTTGCCGGAAAGAAAGCTCACAGCAATTGAGAGGTTGGGTTTTGGGTTGCTGAATAAGGTTGCTATGATATTTCCTTATGTATTTTGGGGGGAAGACCTGGACACATTTGGCTGTCTCAACAAACATCGTCATAGACGAGGAGAGTTCTTTTTGTTTTACAGTTATCATACTGTTTCAGGGGGTCCGGTGCTTGTTGCACTTGTAGCTGGGGATGCTGCACAGTCTTTTGAATCCATGGATCCACCTAGTTTGCTTCACCAGGTCCTAGAGATCCTCAGAG GTATATATGGTCCAAAGGGCATTGATATTCCTAGTCCTATACAGACTATATGTACAAAATGGGGCAATGATCCCTTTTCTTTTGGTTCATACTCTCATGTTAGAGTACAATCATCAGGAAGTGATTATGATATACTTGCAGAAAGTGTTGGGGGCAGACTTTTCTTCGCTGGTGAGGCCACAAATCGGCAACACCCAGCCAGCATGCATGGTGCCTTCTTGAGTGGCTTACGAGAAGCTTCATGTATTTTCCGAGCCACAAGGAGTCAGCCATTTAATCATAGGAAGTATGCACCAAAGCATGTTGTACCAATCAATGACATTCTGGTTGATCTGTTCAAGAAGCCAGATTTGGCATTTGGAAACTTCTTGTTTGTATTTGATCCTCTGTCTGGAGATCCCAACTCAATGGGGATTATGATGGTTACATTCAGGATATCGGATGGTGAGCTTAGTAATGGGCATTCTTCCAAACAGCAGAGAGAGAATGGTTGCCACCATTTCTTAAACCAACCACTACAGCTTTATACTATCATATCCCGTGAACAAGCATGTCAATTGCAACTGGTGACTGGAGAACAGAGTAGATTgtcatatttgataaaaaatcttGGTTTGAAGTTAATGGGAGCCAACTCCATAGGACTCTTCGGTAACTCATTGACAACTAACATCATTACTGCAAGAAGAGGCAGAATTAGGAATCGTGTATCTGCTGGACAACAATATGCACCATAG